A genomic stretch from Oreochromis niloticus isolate F11D_XX linkage group LG11, O_niloticus_UMD_NMBU, whole genome shotgun sequence includes:
- the LOC100711241 gene encoding NLR family CARD domain-containing protein 3 isoform X3 codes for MRNLSAWWLTGATPMNQSEEKDEGLLPSNEEHGSQAELERTEQKSCVSLKSERSMDYPLGFKQTKQEHSNSTSQSCVSMESQRSMDYPLGFNQHESITEDHQTMPEGTDLDSIFLVVEENIVTFVKNELKTFRKLLSPDYPKCLDSKAKDEEINHSEDEDQIWRSREAFLKITLQVMRRMKHGKLADSLQNRACGAMCPYKLKSSLKKKFQCVFEGIAKEGNPTLLNQIYTELYITEGRFTEVSYEHEVRQIEAASRKSDGIEPKIKQEDIFKLSTERDEPIRTVMTTGVAGIGKTVLTQKFALDWAEGKGNQHIQFIFLFSFRELNVLREKRFSLVELVNHFFPEMKEEGICRFQDFRALFIFDGLDECRLLLDFHKTDILTDVTESTSLDVLLTNIIRGTLLSSACVWITTRPAAASQIPPEYVDMVTEVRGFNDMQKEEYFRKRFSEEEQRSRIISHIKRSRSLHIMCHIPVFCWISATVLEKVLKTKEGGELPKTLTEMYVHFLVVQCKLKNIKYDGGAVTDSHWSPETKKMIESLAKLAFEQLHKGNLIFYESDLTEGGIDIRAASLYSGVFTQIFQEESGLYQDKMFSFVHLSVQEFLAALHVYLTFFNSGVNLMSEGTSVWSRLFEAKPDLVSLYQSAVDQALQSPNGHLDLFLRFLLGLSLENNQRLLHGLVKETESSSLTNHKTVQYIKSKISSTSCPEKSINLFHCLIELNDCSLTKEIQHHLSSGRLPIDKLSPSHWSALVFILLSSEEELNVFDLDKYSASEEVLLRLLPVVKAFTKAVVSCHDLSERSLKPLASVLSSQSSSLRKLDLNYNNLQDSGVKLLCEGLQSQHCKLETLSLCCCSLSGKSCEALASVLSSQPSSLRELDLSNNDLEDSGVMLLCEGLKSPECRLETLRLSGCVITKKGCASVASALSSNPAHLKLLDLSYNHPGESGVKLLSAGRENSNWALNDLRIEPRGSQFLKPVLQKYARKLTLDPNTANKNLIMSNNNRKVTMDRQKQSYPDHPERFDYWKQVLCTEGLSGCCYWEVEWKGHVYLGVTYKGIRRKGEGDDSCLGCNDQSWTLMCSNGGYSCHHGNKRRSIRTTAASRIGVYLDWHAGTLSFFKVSSGKLIHLQTFRTEFKEPVYPAFRVRTEPFNSSLALC; via the exons ATGAG GAACTTGTCCGCGTGGTGGCTGACGGGAGCAACACCCATGAATCAGTCTGAGGAAAAAGATGAGGGACTGCTGCCCTCAAATGAGGAACATGGCAGCCAGGCAGAACTTGAGAG GACTGAGCAGAAAAGCTGTGTGTCCCTGAAGAGTGAAAGATCCATGGATTACCCTCTTGGTTTTAAACA GACTAAGCAGGAACATTCAAACTCAACTTCACAAAGCTGTGTATCCATGGAGAGCCAGAGATCCATGGATTACCCTCTTGGTTTCAACCAACATGAATCAATTACAGA AGATCACCAGACAATGCCAGAGGGGACAGACCTGGACTCCATATTTCTG GTTGTTGAGGAGAACATTGTTACTTTTGTGAAAAATGAGCTGAAGACATTCCGTAAATTGCTGAGTCCAGATTACCCAAAATGCCTGGACAGCAAAGCTAAGGATGAGGAGATAAATCATAgtgaagatgaagaccagaTATGGAGGAGCAGAGAGGCTTTTCTGAAAATCACACTGCAGGTCATGAGACGAATGAAACATGGAAAGCTGGCTGACTCTCTACAAAACA GAGCTTGTGGGGCCATGTGTCCATATAAACTCAAATCAAGTCTAAAGAAGAAgtttcagtgtgtgtttgaggggattgCCAAAGAAGGAAATCCGActcttctgaatcagatctacacagagctctacatcacagaggggaGATTTACAGAGGTCAGCTATGAGCATGAAGTCAGACAGATTGAAGCAGCATCCAGGAAATCAGATGGAATTGAACCAAaaatcaaacaagaagacataTTTAAACTCTCTACTGAAAGAGATGAACCAATTAGAACAGTCATGACAacgggagtggctggcattgggaaaacagttttAACACAGAAGTTTGCTTTGGACTGGGCTGAAGGCAAAGGCAACCAGCATATACAATTCATATTTCTATTTTCCTTTAGAGAGCTAAATGTGCTGAGAGAGAAAAGGTTTAGTTTGGTGGAACTTGTTAATCACTTCTTTCctgaaatgaaagaagaagGAATCTGCAGGTTCCAGGATTTTAGGGCTTTGTTTATCTTTGATGGtttggatgagtgtcgacttttgttggacttccacaaaactgaTATCCTGACTGATGTTACAGAGTCCACCTCATTGGATGTGCTACTGACAAACATCATAAGGGGGACATTGCTGTCCTCTGCTTGcgtctggataaccacacgacctgcagcagccagtcAGATCCCACCTGAATATGTagacatggtgacagaggtcagaggtttcAACGACATGCAGAAGGAGGAATACTTCCGCAAGAGATTTAGTGAAGAAGAGCAGAGAAGCAGAATTATTTCCCATATCAAGAggtcacgaagcctccacatcatgtgccacatccctgtcttctgctggatctctgctacagttctggagaaggtattaaaaacaaaagaaggagGAGAGTTGCCCAAGACCCTAACTGAGATGTATGTTCACTTTCTGGTGGTTCAGTGCAAACTGAAGAAcatcaagtatgatggaggagctgtgACAGAttcacactggagtccagagaccAAAAAGATGATCGAGTCATTGGCAAAACTTGCTTTTGAGCAGCTGCACAAAGGGAACCTGATCTTTTATGAATCAGATCTGACAGAGGGTGGCAttgatatcagagcagcctcattGTACTCAGGAGTATTCACACAAATTTTTCAAGAGGAAAGCGGATTGTACCAAGACAAGATGTTCTCCTTTGTCCATCTGAGTGtgcaggagtttctggctgctcttcatgtttATCTGACATTTTTCAATTCTGGAGTCAATTTGATGTCAGAAGGAACTTCAGTGTGGTCCAGACTGTTTGAAGCCAAACCTGATTTAGTATCTCTCTACCAGAGTGCTGTAGAccaggccttacagagtccaaatggacacctagACCTATTCCTGCGCTTCCTCCTTGGTTTATCTTTGGAGAACAATCAGAGACTGCTACACGGTTtagtgaaagagacagaaagcagctcactgaccaatcacaaaacagtccagtacatcaagagTAAGATCAGTTCCACTTCCTGTCCAGAGAAGAGCATCAACCTGTTTCATTGTCTGATTGAGCTAAATGATTGTTCTCTAACAAAAGAGATACAACATCACTTGAGCTCAGGACGTTTGCCCATTGATAAACTATCTCCTTCTCATTGGTCAGCTTTGGTCTTCattttactgtcatcagaagaaGAGCTGAATGTGTTTGACTTGGataaatactctgcttcagaggaggttcttctgaggctgctgccagtggtcaaagcatTTACTAAAGCTGT GGTGAGTTGCCATGACCTGTCAGAGAGAAGTTTGAAACCTCTGgcctcagttctcagctcccagTCTTCCAGTCTGAGAAAACTAGACCTGAAttacaacaacctgcaggattccgGAGTAAAGTTGCTCTGTGAAGGATTACAGAGTCAACACTGCAAACTGGAAACACTCAG tCTTTGTTGCTGCAGCCTGTCAGGAAAAAGCTGCGAGGCACTGGCTTCTGTTCTCAGCTCCCAGCCCTccagtctgagagagctggacctgagtaacaacgaTTTGGAGGATTCAGGTGTGATGCTGCTCTGTGAAGGACTAAAAAGCCCAGAATGCagactggaaactctcag gcTGTCAGGATGTGTAATCACAAAGAAAGGCTGTGCTTCGGTGGCTTCCGCTCTCAGTTCTAACCCTGCTCACCTGAAATTGTTGGATCTGAgttacaatcatccaggagaaTCTGGAGTTAAGCTGCTCTCTGCTGGAAGAGAGAATTCAAACTGGGCACTGAACGATCTCAG GATTGAACCCCGTGGATCACAGTTCTTAAAACCTGTTCTGCAGAAGt ATGCCCGTAAACTCACactggacccaaacactgcaaacaaaaaCCTTATAATGTCAAACAACAACCGAAAAGTGACAATGGATAGACAGAagcagtcatatcctgatcaccCAGAGAGGTTTGACTACTGGAAACAAGTGCTGTGTACAGAGGGTCTGTCTGGTTGTTGTTATTGGGAGGTTGAATGGAAAGGACATGTTTACTTAGGAGTGACGTACAAAGGAATCAGGAGGAAAGGGGAAGGGGATGACAGCTGTCTTGGAtgcaatgatcagtcctggaccCTGATGTGCTCTAATGGTGGTTACTCCTGCCATCATGGTAACAAAAGAAGATCCATCCGTACAACTGCTGCCAGCAGAATAGGGGTATACCTGGATTGGCATGccggcactctgtccttctttAAAGTCTCCTCTGGCAAACTGATCCACCTCCAGACCTTCCGTACTGAATTCAAGGAGCCAGTCTATCCTGCTTTCAGGGTCAGGACTGAGCCATTTAACTCATCGCTGGCTTTGTGTTAG
- the LOC100711241 gene encoding NLR family CARD domain-containing protein 3 isoform X1, translated as MRNLSAWWLTGATPMNQSEEKDEGLLPSNEEHGSQAELERTEQKSCVSLKSERSMDYPLGFKQTKQEHSNSPSESCVSMESQRSMDYPLGFSQHESVTETEQKRENSSLPSCLSLKSERSMDYPLGFKKTKQEHSNSTSQSCVSMESQRSMDYPLGFNQHESITEDHQTMPEGTDLDSIFLVVEENIVTFVKNELKTFRKLLSPDYPKCLDSKAKDEEINHSEDEDQIWRSREAFLKITLQVMRRMKHGKLADSLQNRACGAMCPYKLKSSLKKKFQCVFEGIAKEGNPTLLNQIYTELYITEGRFTEVSYEHEVRQIEAASRKSDGIEPKIKQEDIFKLSTERDEPIRTVMTTGVAGIGKTVLTQKFALDWAEGKGNQHIQFIFLFSFRELNVLREKRFSLVELVNHFFPEMKEEGICRFQDFRALFIFDGLDECRLLLDFHKTDILTDVTESTSLDVLLTNIIRGTLLSSACVWITTRPAAASQIPPEYVDMVTEVRGFNDMQKEEYFRKRFSEEEQRSRIISHIKRSRSLHIMCHIPVFCWISATVLEKVLKTKEGGELPKTLTEMYVHFLVVQCKLKNIKYDGGAVTDSHWSPETKKMIESLAKLAFEQLHKGNLIFYESDLTEGGIDIRAASLYSGVFTQIFQEESGLYQDKMFSFVHLSVQEFLAALHVYLTFFNSGVNLMSEGTSVWSRLFEAKPDLVSLYQSAVDQALQSPNGHLDLFLRFLLGLSLENNQRLLHGLVKETESSSLTNHKTVQYIKSKISSTSCPEKSINLFHCLIELNDCSLTKEIQHHLSSGRLPIDKLSPSHWSALVFILLSSEEELNVFDLDKYSASEEVLLRLLPVVKAFTKAVVSCHDLSERSLKPLASVLSSQSSSLRKLDLNYNNLQDSGVKLLCEGLQSQHCKLETLSLCCCSLSGKSCEALASVLSSQPSSLRELDLSNNDLEDSGVMLLCEGLKSPECRLETLRLSGCVITKKGCASVASALSSNPAHLKLLDLSYNHPGESGVKLLSAGRENSNWALNDLRIEPRGSQFLKPVLQKYARKLTLDPNTANKNLIMSNNNRKVTMDRQKQSYPDHPERFDYWKQVLCTEGLSGCCYWEVEWKGHVYLGVTYKGIRRKGEGDDSCLGCNDQSWTLMCSNGGYSCHHGNKRRSIRTTAASRIGVYLDWHAGTLSFFKVSSGKLIHLQTFRTEFKEPVYPAFRVRTEPFNSSLALC; from the exons ATGAG GAACTTGTCCGCGTGGTGGCTGACGGGAGCAACACCCATGAATCAGTCTGAGGAAAAAGATGAGGGACTGCTGCCCTCAAATGAGGAACATGGCAGCCAGGCAGAACTTGAGAG GACTGAGCAGAAAAGCTGTGTGTCCCTGAAGAGTGAAAGATCCATGGATTACCCTCTTGGTTTTAAACA GACTAAGCAGGAACATTCAAACTCACCTTCAGAAAGCTGTGTATCCATGGAGAGCCAGAGATCCATGGATTATCCTCTTGGTTTCAGCCAGCATGAATCAGTTACAGA GACTGAGCAGAAAAGAGAAAACTCTTCTTTACCAAGCTGTTTGTCCCTGAAGAGTGAAAGATCCATGGATTACCCTCTTGGTTTTAAAAA GACTAAGCAGGAACATTCAAACTCAACTTCACAAAGCTGTGTATCCATGGAGAGCCAGAGATCCATGGATTACCCTCTTGGTTTCAACCAACATGAATCAATTACAGA AGATCACCAGACAATGCCAGAGGGGACAGACCTGGACTCCATATTTCTG GTTGTTGAGGAGAACATTGTTACTTTTGTGAAAAATGAGCTGAAGACATTCCGTAAATTGCTGAGTCCAGATTACCCAAAATGCCTGGACAGCAAAGCTAAGGATGAGGAGATAAATCATAgtgaagatgaagaccagaTATGGAGGAGCAGAGAGGCTTTTCTGAAAATCACACTGCAGGTCATGAGACGAATGAAACATGGAAAGCTGGCTGACTCTCTACAAAACA GAGCTTGTGGGGCCATGTGTCCATATAAACTCAAATCAAGTCTAAAGAAGAAgtttcagtgtgtgtttgaggggattgCCAAAGAAGGAAATCCGActcttctgaatcagatctacacagagctctacatcacagaggggaGATTTACAGAGGTCAGCTATGAGCATGAAGTCAGACAGATTGAAGCAGCATCCAGGAAATCAGATGGAATTGAACCAAaaatcaaacaagaagacataTTTAAACTCTCTACTGAAAGAGATGAACCAATTAGAACAGTCATGACAacgggagtggctggcattgggaaaacagttttAACACAGAAGTTTGCTTTGGACTGGGCTGAAGGCAAAGGCAACCAGCATATACAATTCATATTTCTATTTTCCTTTAGAGAGCTAAATGTGCTGAGAGAGAAAAGGTTTAGTTTGGTGGAACTTGTTAATCACTTCTTTCctgaaatgaaagaagaagGAATCTGCAGGTTCCAGGATTTTAGGGCTTTGTTTATCTTTGATGGtttggatgagtgtcgacttttgttggacttccacaaaactgaTATCCTGACTGATGTTACAGAGTCCACCTCATTGGATGTGCTACTGACAAACATCATAAGGGGGACATTGCTGTCCTCTGCTTGcgtctggataaccacacgacctgcagcagccagtcAGATCCCACCTGAATATGTagacatggtgacagaggtcagaggtttcAACGACATGCAGAAGGAGGAATACTTCCGCAAGAGATTTAGTGAAGAAGAGCAGAGAAGCAGAATTATTTCCCATATCAAGAggtcacgaagcctccacatcatgtgccacatccctgtcttctgctggatctctgctacagttctggagaaggtattaaaaacaaaagaaggagGAGAGTTGCCCAAGACCCTAACTGAGATGTATGTTCACTTTCTGGTGGTTCAGTGCAAACTGAAGAAcatcaagtatgatggaggagctgtgACAGAttcacactggagtccagagaccAAAAAGATGATCGAGTCATTGGCAAAACTTGCTTTTGAGCAGCTGCACAAAGGGAACCTGATCTTTTATGAATCAGATCTGACAGAGGGTGGCAttgatatcagagcagcctcattGTACTCAGGAGTATTCACACAAATTTTTCAAGAGGAAAGCGGATTGTACCAAGACAAGATGTTCTCCTTTGTCCATCTGAGTGtgcaggagtttctggctgctcttcatgtttATCTGACATTTTTCAATTCTGGAGTCAATTTGATGTCAGAAGGAACTTCAGTGTGGTCCAGACTGTTTGAAGCCAAACCTGATTTAGTATCTCTCTACCAGAGTGCTGTAGAccaggccttacagagtccaaatggacacctagACCTATTCCTGCGCTTCCTCCTTGGTTTATCTTTGGAGAACAATCAGAGACTGCTACACGGTTtagtgaaagagacagaaagcagctcactgaccaatcacaaaacagtccagtacatcaagagTAAGATCAGTTCCACTTCCTGTCCAGAGAAGAGCATCAACCTGTTTCATTGTCTGATTGAGCTAAATGATTGTTCTCTAACAAAAGAGATACAACATCACTTGAGCTCAGGACGTTTGCCCATTGATAAACTATCTCCTTCTCATTGGTCAGCTTTGGTCTTCattttactgtcatcagaagaaGAGCTGAATGTGTTTGACTTGGataaatactctgcttcagaggaggttcttctgaggctgctgccagtggtcaaagcatTTACTAAAGCTGT GGTGAGTTGCCATGACCTGTCAGAGAGAAGTTTGAAACCTCTGgcctcagttctcagctcccagTCTTCCAGTCTGAGAAAACTAGACCTGAAttacaacaacctgcaggattccgGAGTAAAGTTGCTCTGTGAAGGATTACAGAGTCAACACTGCAAACTGGAAACACTCAG tCTTTGTTGCTGCAGCCTGTCAGGAAAAAGCTGCGAGGCACTGGCTTCTGTTCTCAGCTCCCAGCCCTccagtctgagagagctggacctgagtaacaacgaTTTGGAGGATTCAGGTGTGATGCTGCTCTGTGAAGGACTAAAAAGCCCAGAATGCagactggaaactctcag gcTGTCAGGATGTGTAATCACAAAGAAAGGCTGTGCTTCGGTGGCTTCCGCTCTCAGTTCTAACCCTGCTCACCTGAAATTGTTGGATCTGAgttacaatcatccaggagaaTCTGGAGTTAAGCTGCTCTCTGCTGGAAGAGAGAATTCAAACTGGGCACTGAACGATCTCAG GATTGAACCCCGTGGATCACAGTTCTTAAAACCTGTTCTGCAGAAGt ATGCCCGTAAACTCACactggacccaaacactgcaaacaaaaaCCTTATAATGTCAAACAACAACCGAAAAGTGACAATGGATAGACAGAagcagtcatatcctgatcaccCAGAGAGGTTTGACTACTGGAAACAAGTGCTGTGTACAGAGGGTCTGTCTGGTTGTTGTTATTGGGAGGTTGAATGGAAAGGACATGTTTACTTAGGAGTGACGTACAAAGGAATCAGGAGGAAAGGGGAAGGGGATGACAGCTGTCTTGGAtgcaatgatcagtcctggaccCTGATGTGCTCTAATGGTGGTTACTCCTGCCATCATGGTAACAAAAGAAGATCCATCCGTACAACTGCTGCCAGCAGAATAGGGGTATACCTGGATTGGCATGccggcactctgtccttctttAAAGTCTCCTCTGGCAAACTGATCCACCTCCAGACCTTCCGTACTGAATTCAAGGAGCCAGTCTATCCTGCTTTCAGGGTCAGGACTGAGCCATTTAACTCATCGCTGGCTTTGTGTTAG
- the LOC100711241 gene encoding NLR family CARD domain-containing protein 3 isoform X2 has protein sequence MNQSEEKDEGLLPSNEEHGSQAELERTEQKSCVSLKSERSMDYPLGFKQTKQEHSNSPSESCVSMESQRSMDYPLGFSQHESVTETEQKRENSSLPSCLSLKSERSMDYPLGFKKTKQEHSNSTSQSCVSMESQRSMDYPLGFNQHESITEDHQTMPEGTDLDSIFLVVEENIVTFVKNELKTFRKLLSPDYPKCLDSKAKDEEINHSEDEDQIWRSREAFLKITLQVMRRMKHGKLADSLQNRACGAMCPYKLKSSLKKKFQCVFEGIAKEGNPTLLNQIYTELYITEGRFTEVSYEHEVRQIEAASRKSDGIEPKIKQEDIFKLSTERDEPIRTVMTTGVAGIGKTVLTQKFALDWAEGKGNQHIQFIFLFSFRELNVLREKRFSLVELVNHFFPEMKEEGICRFQDFRALFIFDGLDECRLLLDFHKTDILTDVTESTSLDVLLTNIIRGTLLSSACVWITTRPAAASQIPPEYVDMVTEVRGFNDMQKEEYFRKRFSEEEQRSRIISHIKRSRSLHIMCHIPVFCWISATVLEKVLKTKEGGELPKTLTEMYVHFLVVQCKLKNIKYDGGAVTDSHWSPETKKMIESLAKLAFEQLHKGNLIFYESDLTEGGIDIRAASLYSGVFTQIFQEESGLYQDKMFSFVHLSVQEFLAALHVYLTFFNSGVNLMSEGTSVWSRLFEAKPDLVSLYQSAVDQALQSPNGHLDLFLRFLLGLSLENNQRLLHGLVKETESSSLTNHKTVQYIKSKISSTSCPEKSINLFHCLIELNDCSLTKEIQHHLSSGRLPIDKLSPSHWSALVFILLSSEEELNVFDLDKYSASEEVLLRLLPVVKAFTKAVVSCHDLSERSLKPLASVLSSQSSSLRKLDLNYNNLQDSGVKLLCEGLQSQHCKLETLSLCCCSLSGKSCEALASVLSSQPSSLRELDLSNNDLEDSGVMLLCEGLKSPECRLETLRLSGCVITKKGCASVASALSSNPAHLKLLDLSYNHPGESGVKLLSAGRENSNWALNDLRIEPRGSQFLKPVLQKYARKLTLDPNTANKNLIMSNNNRKVTMDRQKQSYPDHPERFDYWKQVLCTEGLSGCCYWEVEWKGHVYLGVTYKGIRRKGEGDDSCLGCNDQSWTLMCSNGGYSCHHGNKRRSIRTTAASRIGVYLDWHAGTLSFFKVSSGKLIHLQTFRTEFKEPVYPAFRVRTEPFNSSLALC, from the exons ATGAATCAGTCTGAGGAAAAAGATGAGGGACTGCTGCCCTCAAATGAGGAACATGGCAGCCAGGCAGAACTTGAGAG GACTGAGCAGAAAAGCTGTGTGTCCCTGAAGAGTGAAAGATCCATGGATTACCCTCTTGGTTTTAAACA GACTAAGCAGGAACATTCAAACTCACCTTCAGAAAGCTGTGTATCCATGGAGAGCCAGAGATCCATGGATTATCCTCTTGGTTTCAGCCAGCATGAATCAGTTACAGA GACTGAGCAGAAAAGAGAAAACTCTTCTTTACCAAGCTGTTTGTCCCTGAAGAGTGAAAGATCCATGGATTACCCTCTTGGTTTTAAAAA GACTAAGCAGGAACATTCAAACTCAACTTCACAAAGCTGTGTATCCATGGAGAGCCAGAGATCCATGGATTACCCTCTTGGTTTCAACCAACATGAATCAATTACAGA AGATCACCAGACAATGCCAGAGGGGACAGACCTGGACTCCATATTTCTG GTTGTTGAGGAGAACATTGTTACTTTTGTGAAAAATGAGCTGAAGACATTCCGTAAATTGCTGAGTCCAGATTACCCAAAATGCCTGGACAGCAAAGCTAAGGATGAGGAGATAAATCATAgtgaagatgaagaccagaTATGGAGGAGCAGAGAGGCTTTTCTGAAAATCACACTGCAGGTCATGAGACGAATGAAACATGGAAAGCTGGCTGACTCTCTACAAAACA GAGCTTGTGGGGCCATGTGTCCATATAAACTCAAATCAAGTCTAAAGAAGAAgtttcagtgtgtgtttgaggggattgCCAAAGAAGGAAATCCGActcttctgaatcagatctacacagagctctacatcacagaggggaGATTTACAGAGGTCAGCTATGAGCATGAAGTCAGACAGATTGAAGCAGCATCCAGGAAATCAGATGGAATTGAACCAAaaatcaaacaagaagacataTTTAAACTCTCTACTGAAAGAGATGAACCAATTAGAACAGTCATGACAacgggagtggctggcattgggaaaacagttttAACACAGAAGTTTGCTTTGGACTGGGCTGAAGGCAAAGGCAACCAGCATATACAATTCATATTTCTATTTTCCTTTAGAGAGCTAAATGTGCTGAGAGAGAAAAGGTTTAGTTTGGTGGAACTTGTTAATCACTTCTTTCctgaaatgaaagaagaagGAATCTGCAGGTTCCAGGATTTTAGGGCTTTGTTTATCTTTGATGGtttggatgagtgtcgacttttgttggacttccacaaaactgaTATCCTGACTGATGTTACAGAGTCCACCTCATTGGATGTGCTACTGACAAACATCATAAGGGGGACATTGCTGTCCTCTGCTTGcgtctggataaccacacgacctgcagcagccagtcAGATCCCACCTGAATATGTagacatggtgacagaggtcagaggtttcAACGACATGCAGAAGGAGGAATACTTCCGCAAGAGATTTAGTGAAGAAGAGCAGAGAAGCAGAATTATTTCCCATATCAAGAggtcacgaagcctccacatcatgtgccacatccctgtcttctgctggatctctgctacagttctggagaaggtattaaaaacaaaagaaggagGAGAGTTGCCCAAGACCCTAACTGAGATGTATGTTCACTTTCTGGTGGTTCAGTGCAAACTGAAGAAcatcaagtatgatggaggagctgtgACAGAttcacactggagtccagagaccAAAAAGATGATCGAGTCATTGGCAAAACTTGCTTTTGAGCAGCTGCACAAAGGGAACCTGATCTTTTATGAATCAGATCTGACAGAGGGTGGCAttgatatcagagcagcctcattGTACTCAGGAGTATTCACACAAATTTTTCAAGAGGAAAGCGGATTGTACCAAGACAAGATGTTCTCCTTTGTCCATCTGAGTGtgcaggagtttctggctgctcttcatgtttATCTGACATTTTTCAATTCTGGAGTCAATTTGATGTCAGAAGGAACTTCAGTGTGGTCCAGACTGTTTGAAGCCAAACCTGATTTAGTATCTCTCTACCAGAGTGCTGTAGAccaggccttacagagtccaaatggacacctagACCTATTCCTGCGCTTCCTCCTTGGTTTATCTTTGGAGAACAATCAGAGACTGCTACACGGTTtagtgaaagagacagaaagcagctcactgaccaatcacaaaacagtccagtacatcaagagTAAGATCAGTTCCACTTCCTGTCCAGAGAAGAGCATCAACCTGTTTCATTGTCTGATTGAGCTAAATGATTGTTCTCTAACAAAAGAGATACAACATCACTTGAGCTCAGGACGTTTGCCCATTGATAAACTATCTCCTTCTCATTGGTCAGCTTTGGTCTTCattttactgtcatcagaagaaGAGCTGAATGTGTTTGACTTGGataaatactctgcttcagaggaggttcttctgaggctgctgccagtggtcaaagcatTTACTAAAGCTGT GGTGAGTTGCCATGACCTGTCAGAGAGAAGTTTGAAACCTCTGgcctcagttctcagctcccagTCTTCCAGTCTGAGAAAACTAGACCTGAAttacaacaacctgcaggattccgGAGTAAAGTTGCTCTGTGAAGGATTACAGAGTCAACACTGCAAACTGGAAACACTCAG tCTTTGTTGCTGCAGCCTGTCAGGAAAAAGCTGCGAGGCACTGGCTTCTGTTCTCAGCTCCCAGCCCTccagtctgagagagctggacctgagtaacaacgaTTTGGAGGATTCAGGTGTGATGCTGCTCTGTGAAGGACTAAAAAGCCCAGAATGCagactggaaactctcag gcTGTCAGGATGTGTAATCACAAAGAAAGGCTGTGCTTCGGTGGCTTCCGCTCTCAGTTCTAACCCTGCTCACCTGAAATTGTTGGATCTGAgttacaatcatccaggagaaTCTGGAGTTAAGCTGCTCTCTGCTGGAAGAGAGAATTCAAACTGGGCACTGAACGATCTCAG GATTGAACCCCGTGGATCACAGTTCTTAAAACCTGTTCTGCAGAAGt ATGCCCGTAAACTCACactggacccaaacactgcaaacaaaaaCCTTATAATGTCAAACAACAACCGAAAAGTGACAATGGATAGACAGAagcagtcatatcctgatcaccCAGAGAGGTTTGACTACTGGAAACAAGTGCTGTGTACAGAGGGTCTGTCTGGTTGTTGTTATTGGGAGGTTGAATGGAAAGGACATGTTTACTTAGGAGTGACGTACAAAGGAATCAGGAGGAAAGGGGAAGGGGATGACAGCTGTCTTGGAtgcaatgatcagtcctggaccCTGATGTGCTCTAATGGTGGTTACTCCTGCCATCATGGTAACAAAAGAAGATCCATCCGTACAACTGCTGCCAGCAGAATAGGGGTATACCTGGATTGGCATGccggcactctgtccttctttAAAGTCTCCTCTGGCAAACTGATCCACCTCCAGACCTTCCGTACTGAATTCAAGGAGCCAGTCTATCCTGCTTTCAGGGTCAGGACTGAGCCATTTAACTCATCGCTGGCTTTGTGTTAG